A genomic region of Papaver somniferum cultivar HN1 chromosome 7, ASM357369v1, whole genome shotgun sequence contains the following coding sequences:
- the LOC113300057 gene encoding uncharacterized protein LOC113300057 isoform X2 — MQLGQFIYVDRLEPGSPVPVIKGTKPIPGRHPFMGTPEPIMSLRGNGPKRSSWGTPQIGDEPVPSSPMVVKPVPFDFPATPVKERSAMKVGLSFPNSPMSRSRYAVKDVNSSSVLRSSMGGGLLSKMVRGESPIMVRRSCVAPSSTSKLPRSKSVCEREPRIPRSPFNPIEKRSVTPPPRLRRSTRIGTSINFATDAQNSVNSSSINRAVDAQNLVNSKSQSQYTNPTASKNNANTNFLMSLPGKLCLLGKEAVQQRDTTQKAALQALRDASATETVVRALKIFSDLSRTAKPDAPSNCFDQFLDFHFHITQSVTDMESIHAATTVAQRNTDNQIKSEEEEESSVLHEIMHNSIDENRHSDLNSSKRRLSLHKSATPTLEKSDMKTNILKQLKSNVNQKKTSEKKVVVTTTPTGKERVETENDKNQKPTQSSFCNTIKLGKKIEKEAGKWFMNFLEEALETGFKKQKGSTVNDAQKVPQSLMIKVINWVEVNQYDSNKKPLHPKAAQITRKLRIKVKNPEKV, encoded by the exons ATGCAATTAGGTCAATTTATATATGTAGACAGATTAGAACCAGGATCACCTGTACCTGTAATCAAAGGTACGAAACCAATACCAGGTCGCCACCCATTTATGGGAACTCCTGAACCAATAATGAGTTTAAGAGGTAATGGACCTAAAAGAAGTTCTTGGGGCACACCACAAATTGGGGATGAACCTGTTCCCTCTTCTCCGATGGTTGTTAAACCGGTACCGTTTGATTTTCCGGCTACGCCTGTTAAAGAACGAAGTGCAATGAAAGTAGGACTTAGTTTTCCAAATTCTCCGATGAGTAGAAGCAGATATGCAGTAAAGGATGTGAATTCTAGCTCAGTTTTGAGATCTTCGATGGGCGGTGGTCTTTTGTCAAAGATGGTTAGAGGAGAAAGCCCTATCATGGTTAGGAGAAGTTGTGTTGCTCCTTCATCTACGTCAAAGCTTCCGAGGAGCAAGAGTGTTTGCGAACGAGAACCCAGGATCCCAAGAAGTCCATTCAATCCCATT GAAAAGAGAAGTGTAACACCCCCACCCAGATTAAGAAGAAGTACCAGAATAGGAACATCTATCAATTTTGCTACGGATGCGCAGAATTCAGTGAACTCCAGTTCCATCAATCGTGCTGTGGATGCACAGAATTTGGTGAACTCCAAATCACAGTCTCAGTACACTAATCCAACTGCCTCAAAGAATAATGCAAATACCAATTTCCTGATGTCCTTACCTGGAAAGCTATGTTTGCTTGGAAAG GAAGCAGTACAACAAAGGGATACAACACAGAAAGCTGCTTTACAAGCACTAAGAGATGCTTCAGCAACCGAGACCGTAGTTCGGGCTCTCAA GATATTTTCAGATTTGAGCAGAACAGCTAAACCAGATGCACCGTCTAACTGTTTTGATCAATTTTTGGACTTCCATTTTCATATTACTCAATCAGTAACTGATATGGAATCTATTCATGCTGCTACTACAGTGGCTCAAAGAAACACTGATAACCAGATaaagtcagaagaagaagaagaatcatctgTCTTACACGAAATAATGCATAACTCAATTGATGAAAACCGGCACTCAGATTTGAACTCATCCAAGAGAAGATTATCATTACATAAGTCGGCTACACCCACCTTAGAGAAAAGTGATATGAAGACAAACATTTTGAAGCAGCTAAAATCAAATGTGAACCAGAAGAAGACTTCTGAGAAAAAGGTGGTGGTAACAACAACTCCGACTGGAAAGGAACGGGTCGAAACAGAGAATGATAAGAACCAGAAACCAACTCAAAGCAGCTTCTGCAATACAATCAAATTGggaaaaaagattgaaaaagaaGCAGGGAAGTGGTTTATGAACTTTTTGGAGGAAGCACTGGAAACtggtttcaaaaaacaaaaaggaaGTACAGTGAATGATGCTCAAAAAGTTCCTCAGTCTCTCATGATCAAGGTTATTAACTGGGTAGAAGTAAATCAGTACGACTCCAATAAGAAGCCTCTTCACCCTAAAGCAGCACAGATTACTAGAAAGTTGAGAATTAAAGTGAAAAATCCTGAAAAAGTTTAA
- the LOC113300058 gene encoding photosystem I assembly factor PSA3, chloroplastic-like translates to MVVVTSTTSSSTSLLQSKLHHQTVNSRIQANLNYYSTTKSKPTLLHFHLIYKNHSDPSSCRVRNSSNTNGVLSVKSYMENPNTISGIAGRILGSLPIIGLAARILIDEGGVGGDIIDFAEFRRRVGKKCSIVDSRAFYEFQDRRGKVGNPIYVLHCCWLAAVGAGLLKSEEILEGVARLSLSDDIEFEEETFVAIMNEARERRAKMKIQNPAIPMVDRAEKALEAIYVCCFAGRDPIEEDDERLLRVILNCVFPGVGQPEIDRIVREKAKRVSEGEEINYKEPKFLTKDAVQQQMKDLKFLQQNNEQ, encoded by the exons ATGGTTGTGGTGACATCTACAACCTCATCTTCAACTTCACTTCTCCAATCCAAACTACATCACCAAACTGTAAACTCTAGAATTCAAGCTAACCTTAATTACTACTCAACAACTAAATCAAAACCCACTTTATTACATTTCCACCTTATCTACAAAAATCATTCGGACCCAAGTAGTTGTAGAGTTAGGAATAGTAGTAATACTAATGGAGTTTTATCTGTTAAGTCTTATATGGAAAACCCTAATACTATCTCTGGTATTGCTGGTAGAATTTTAGGTTCTCTTCCTATTATTGGTCTTGCTGCTAGAATTCTTATTGATGaaggtggtgttggtggtgacaTTATAGACTTTGCGGAATTCCGTAGACGCGTTGGAAAGAAATGTAGTATAGTGGACTCCAGAGCTTTTTACGAGTTCCAGGATCGCCGGGGCAAG GTTGGGAATCCAATATATGTCCTACATTGTTGTTGGTTGGCTGCGGTTGGTGCTGGTCTTTTGAAATCCGAAGAAATTCTTGAGGGGGTTGCAAGGCTTAGTCTTTCTGATGACATAGAATTTGAAGAGGAGACTTTTGTGGCCATAATGAATGAAGCAAGAGAG AGGCGAGCAAAGATGAAGATCCAAAATCCTGCTATACCAATGGTGGATAGAGCGGAGAAAGCACTTGAAGCCATCTATGTGTGTTGCTTTGCTGGTAGAGACCCTATAGAAGAAGACGATGAGAGACTACTCCGTGTCATTCTAAATTGTGTTTTTCCCGGTGTTGGACAACCTGAAATAGACAGAATTGTTAGAGAAAAGGCAAAGAGGGTTTCTGAAGGTGAAGAAATCAATTATAAAGAGCCAAAGTTTTTAACTAAAGACGCTGTGCAACAGCAAATGAAGGATCTAAAGTTCCTACAACAGAATAATGAACAATAG
- the LOC113300057 gene encoding uncharacterized protein LOC113300057 isoform X1 → MAALAPGILLNLLNGMNTGLKPTSEHRSSLLQVTDIVPADLDEKNLLPKHGFYIKVSDSSHSIYVSLPFEQDDLVLSNKMQLGQFIYVDRLEPGSPVPVIKGTKPIPGRHPFMGTPEPIMSLRGNGPKRSSWGTPQIGDEPVPSSPMVVKPVPFDFPATPVKERSAMKVGLSFPNSPMSRSRYAVKDVNSSSVLRSSMGGGLLSKMVRGESPIMVRRSCVAPSSTSKLPRSKSVCEREPRIPRSPFNPIEKRSVTPPPRLRRSTRIGTSINFATDAQNSVNSSSINRAVDAQNLVNSKSQSQYTNPTASKNNANTNFLMSLPGKLCLLGKEAVQQRDTTQKAALQALRDASATETVVRALKIFSDLSRTAKPDAPSNCFDQFLDFHFHITQSVTDMESIHAATTVAQRNTDNQIKSEEEEESSVLHEIMHNSIDENRHSDLNSSKRRLSLHKSATPTLEKSDMKTNILKQLKSNVNQKKTSEKKVVVTTTPTGKERVETENDKNQKPTQSSFCNTIKLGKKIEKEAGKWFMNFLEEALETGFKKQKGSTVNDAQKVPQSLMIKVINWVEVNQYDSNKKPLHPKAAQITRKLRIKVKNPEKV, encoded by the exons ATGGCAGCATTAGCTCCAGGGATTCTATTGAATCTACTCAATGGGATGAATACAGGGCTTAAACCGACAAGTGAACATAGAAGTTCATTATTACAGGTAACAGATATTGTACCAGCtgatcttgatgagaaaaatcTTTTACCTAAACATGGTTTTTATATTAAAGTATCTGATTCATCGCATTCGATATATGTTAGTCTTCCGTTCGAGCAGGATGATCTTGTATTGAGTAATAAGATGCAATTAGGTCAATTTATATATGTAGACAGATTAGAACCAGGATCACCTGTACCTGTAATCAAAGGTACGAAACCAATACCAGGTCGCCACCCATTTATGGGAACTCCTGAACCAATAATGAGTTTAAGAGGTAATGGACCTAAAAGAAGTTCTTGGGGCACACCACAAATTGGGGATGAACCTGTTCCCTCTTCTCCGATGGTTGTTAAACCGGTACCGTTTGATTTTCCGGCTACGCCTGTTAAAGAACGAAGTGCAATGAAAGTAGGACTTAGTTTTCCAAATTCTCCGATGAGTAGAAGCAGATATGCAGTAAAGGATGTGAATTCTAGCTCAGTTTTGAGATCTTCGATGGGCGGTGGTCTTTTGTCAAAGATGGTTAGAGGAGAAAGCCCTATCATGGTTAGGAGAAGTTGTGTTGCTCCTTCATCTACGTCAAAGCTTCCGAGGAGCAAGAGTGTTTGCGAACGAGAACCCAGGATCCCAAGAAGTCCATTCAATCCCATT GAAAAGAGAAGTGTAACACCCCCACCCAGATTAAGAAGAAGTACCAGAATAGGAACATCTATCAATTTTGCTACGGATGCGCAGAATTCAGTGAACTCCAGTTCCATCAATCGTGCTGTGGATGCACAGAATTTGGTGAACTCCAAATCACAGTCTCAGTACACTAATCCAACTGCCTCAAAGAATAATGCAAATACCAATTTCCTGATGTCCTTACCTGGAAAGCTATGTTTGCTTGGAAAG GAAGCAGTACAACAAAGGGATACAACACAGAAAGCTGCTTTACAAGCACTAAGAGATGCTTCAGCAACCGAGACCGTAGTTCGGGCTCTCAA GATATTTTCAGATTTGAGCAGAACAGCTAAACCAGATGCACCGTCTAACTGTTTTGATCAATTTTTGGACTTCCATTTTCATATTACTCAATCAGTAACTGATATGGAATCTATTCATGCTGCTACTACAGTGGCTCAAAGAAACACTGATAACCAGATaaagtcagaagaagaagaagaatcatctgTCTTACACGAAATAATGCATAACTCAATTGATGAAAACCGGCACTCAGATTTGAACTCATCCAAGAGAAGATTATCATTACATAAGTCGGCTACACCCACCTTAGAGAAAAGTGATATGAAGACAAACATTTTGAAGCAGCTAAAATCAAATGTGAACCAGAAGAAGACTTCTGAGAAAAAGGTGGTGGTAACAACAACTCCGACTGGAAAGGAACGGGTCGAAACAGAGAATGATAAGAACCAGAAACCAACTCAAAGCAGCTTCTGCAATACAATCAAATTGggaaaaaagattgaaaaagaaGCAGGGAAGTGGTTTATGAACTTTTTGGAGGAAGCACTGGAAACtggtttcaaaaaacaaaaaggaaGTACAGTGAATGATGCTCAAAAAGTTCCTCAGTCTCTCATGATCAAGGTTATTAACTGGGTAGAAGTAAATCAGTACGACTCCAATAAGAAGCCTCTTCACCCTAAAGCAGCACAGATTACTAGAAAGTTGAGAATTAAAGTGAAAAATCCTGAAAAAGTTTAA
- the LOC113296303 gene encoding protein NUCLEAR FUSION DEFECTIVE 6, chloroplastic/mitochondrial-like codes for MAAANCARRAFQSFTKSSSAPPSFASGAAKFGGFTSTAKPTSTPRFLKSTFSSRLPVLGCAQSLMPLHSVTSSALLTSKLSLKAGNWAWLSEGYNQQMRRAWLA; via the exons ATGGCTGCTGCTAATTGTGCAAGAagagcttttcaaagctttacaAAGTCATCATCAGCACCACCATCATTTGCTTCTGGTGCAGCTAAGTTTGGTGGGTTTACTTCTACTGCTAAACCAACGTCTACACCTCGGTTTTTGAAATCTACATTTTCTTCAAG GCTTCCTGTGCTGGGTTGCGCTCAGTCGTTGATGCCGTTACACAGTGTTACTTCTTCTGCATTGCTTACTTCGAAGCTCTCTTTGAAGGCAGGAAATTGGGCTTGGCTTTCGGAAG GCTATAATCAACAAATGCGTCGTGCTTGGTTGGCTTAA
- the LOC113293595 gene encoding rRNA-processing protein fcf2-like, which yields MLSSKPKIGLTWEPNLTMLKSAGTNATSSTKSMPQIPKQTELIDGIYVPPADPKLRNKLVRKQLKDTTGKNWFDMPAQTITPEIKNDFQIIKLRNVIDPKRHYKKGDSNSKELPKYFQMGTVVESRTDFYLTKKERKRSIAEELLHDAALGKYRKRKVREIEERNNVPGVEKWKIKGKQSWKRAKHRRGD from the exons ATGTTATCAAGTAAGCCAAAAATTGGTCTTACATGGGAACCTAATCTCACCATGCTCAAATCTGCTGGAACTAATGCAACTAGTTCCACAAAATCTATGCCTCAAATTCCTAAACAAACTGAACTTATCGATGGAATTTATGTTCCACCTGCTGATCCAAAGTTGCGGAACAAATTGGTCAGAAAACAACTCAAAGACACCACTGGCAAAAACTG GTTTGATATGCCAGCTCAAACTATTACACCTGAGATAAAGAATGACTTCCAAATTATAAAG TTGAGGAATGTGATAGATCCTAAGAGGCACTACAAGAAAGGTGATTCAAATTCAAAGGAGCTTCCCAAGTATTTCCAG ATGGGTACTGTCGTTGAGTCTCGAACAGATTTCTACTTAACTAAGAAGGAGAGGAAGCGAAGCATTGCAGAAGAATTGCTTCATGATGCTGCCTTAGGAAAATACAG GAAACGTAAAGTTCGAGAAATTGAGGAACGGAATAATGTTCCTGGGGTGGAGAAATGGAAAATTAAGGGAAAGCAGTCATGGAAGCGAGCAAAACATAGAAGGGGTGACTGA